Within the Zea mays cultivar B73 chromosome 10, Zm-B73-REFERENCE-NAM-5.0, whole genome shotgun sequence genome, the region GGCAGAAAATAGAGGGCTATTTTCGGCCACATGGGTGTGGCCACCAAAAATAGCCCGGGCTCCTTGAAATGCCTATAATTTCTGTTGTGGTCGAATGAAAGTGTATGAAAGTGTCTAAGTGGCTTTGGTTATTATCTGTGAAATATTTAAATTTGATGTATGAGTTTTTGAAATATTGCATTGGCCTTTACTTAGATTATAGGTTGTAATTGTTGAATTACAATTATTATGATGCATTTTACAATGTTTTAATACTTTATTTTAAATTtaattatattatattattttGATGTGATGTCTAGATCGTGTGTTTTTGACTAGCATGTTGAGGGCAAATTGGTCAAAATACGTAAATTTTAGCGAACTTGATTAGTATAAAGAAATATATGAATTAGTAGGTACCAATTATCATGGTATTATTTAAAGAAAATGTGTCTTAAAAACAATATATCTTAGACAATGTTGTTGTTTAGATCCGCCTCATTATGATTGATATATATCGAAATaagaaaataaattaataacatAATAATGTAACAATATAACACCATATCATTAAGTCGCCTCTCGAGCCGGCTCACAAACCTCATAAAGCTCAGCTCGACTCGCTGCTTTAGCGAGCCACAAAAGCAAGCTCGACTCGAGTTCGTTCAGGTTCGCAAGCCTCTCCAAGCCGAGCCGAGTCTAAGCAAGCTCGATCCATCTCGCGAGCCTTGAGCTTTTTTCTAGCCCTAGATGTAGCCATGGGGACGTCTGGTCCATGTGCATCATCGGCGTGGGTGTAATTTCTGGTGGCAGCGTCGATAGGGAACGGGGGCAAGGGCATCGCTGCAAAGGCGTGGCACGACGCGGCGGGGCGCAAATGTACGTATCGCTCAAGATATGGAGAAGGCCTTGTCGTTTAGTTGTAATATGTATAATTATGtttgtaattagactatatttaataattCTAACTAACCTTTTGTTGTAAttgagactaaagtttagtaaaTGAAATCAAACGCCCCTAACACATATTCAAGGTACTTTTAAGGCATGTATCTGAAATTATTGTTTAAGTCTACGTGTCGGTTGGTGGGTGTCTTTTTCGATGATAATTGGACGTTCTGCCCCGATTGATGATTAACAATCCACTATTGTATTTGCTTGTTATTTTGCATGTATTCAATATAACTTGTTGTAGTGCACATAAAGAAGCAACTCTTTTCATGTTAAATACTGAGGCTTATAATTCTATTTGCAACCAATTATTTCTTATCACAGTATCTAAAATTGGCACATCATATATTACTATACTATAGAAGATATAATTGTCAAAATGCATAGTATTATGTGTTGTTTCATAGTCTCTGCAAGACAATTAGGATGCGTTTTGTTACAATGATAGATTGTTATATAATCATTTTTTAAATActgctcaaagaaacaaaatatTTAGTCTTAGTGTTGTTCATCATAGTTTTATTTGCCCTTGAGCCTTGATAGATTGTTATATAATCATTTTTTATGAGGTGGAAACGTTTTCAGGTAGAAAGGAGATACGAGTTTCGTGTACTCCCAAGGAGTAAATAAGACTTTTTTTTACTAGATTTCCTTTAGATGATTCATCATAGTATTAAATATCTATAtataaaataaaagaataaaactGCACCCTGAAAGTGATTGTTTCTTTCATGTCTCTTCGCATTTTACATTCTAGAAAATCACAAAACAGGAATGGCCTCAGCAAAGATCCGCATATGCAACCGTGCGTCCGTGCCACTTCCTTCACATGGCACGAAGCGTAtcaaaattcaaaccaagcacgcgCACCCGTGCCATTACCCCAAGCGCGCGGGCAACGAAGCGTCACAGCTCGAACTCGCAACTCACCCGCGAGCCGCGGCGGTCATATAAAGGCACAAGGAAACCGCCGCGAAACACCAACATCGACAACGCCAGTACGCGACCACAAACCGGTGGGCTGCGCCTGCGCCATTGGGCATGCCGGCGGCGACGCAGGGACTGCTTGCGACCACGGTGGTGGACTGGAAGCTTGACGAGCTATGCGCCTGCCTCGACGACGCGCTGTCGTCCAGGAAGCGGAGCCTCTACACGGAGGAGCGGCTCCGCGCGATGATCGACGCGAAGACCGACTTCGTCCGGTCGCTCCTGTCCTCCGTGGCGGAGTGCAACGGCGGGGCGCTCCCGGAGCACCTGGCCGAGGCCGAGGCACGCTTTGCTGTCCTCGCGGCCACGTACGATCGTTGGGCGCGGCGCGCAGTCGCTGCACCTGAACCATTGCCAGGAGACGACGGAGGAGGACGCCAAGCGCGACGCCGTGGAAGCCCGCGCCAACAAGGAGGGGGCGTTGGATGGCATCGCCGAGGAGTCGAGGACAACGACGCCGAGTGCGAGACCGCGGAAATACGCAGGAGGGAGGCGGCGGATACGGTTACCAAGAAGCGGGAGGCCGCGGGAACAAGCGAGGAGTTGATGCGCGACATCGATCGAGAGGCCGCGGTGGAGGCGGGAAGGGGGGCCGTGCAGCGTCGCTGGTGGAGGAAGTGCGGCTGCGGTGCTTCCTGGTGCCGTGCGGCTGGCGTGGTGGTCGCGGTCTTGTTGGCTTTGGAATTGGCCGCCGTGCAGTGCTGAGGTCCTCTTGATCTCTTGTTTTGCTGTAAAACTTGCTTCGACAGTCAAGCTGTTGGCTACTTACATTCTGAGAACCATGTTTGGTTGTGAGGTTTATTTTCAAAAATTTTGTGCGTTTATGTAACTCTAAATTGCAGGTTCCTGACAACCTTTATACTTCTAGATACAGTATTGTGTGCTAAAGAGAGCGATGCTGTACTGCTAGTCGAATGAAGAAACGACGGAGACGGCTACGGTGACAGTGCTCGTGGAAACGTTTGCCTAAACCTTGATGATGCCATCCATCAAGTGCCCAATAAAAACAGATGACATGAAGTTTAACACTACAAACATCTGGGAGAAAGAACCCAGAATTTGGATTTAAGCTGAAACAAACTAGGTCTTAGACCTGGGATGGGCCTGTGAACCCAAAAACTGACGTTGTGAAATAGTCACGATCTCGCCGATCACAGAACCCAATTGGTTCTGAAAAAAAGCCCAATCGGATCACAAAGCCCGAGCTTAACCTGGCCCAGTCTCTCAGCCAACGCATTCATCTTTAGGCCGCTTCTTCCAGGCCGGCCTGGTTGTGCATTCGCTGTGAcaagcccaacccagccgcctAATCATTAGTCCCATCGTGATTACGCAAATTCAACTGGTGCTCCACGTGACTCGCAATTATTAGTGGAAGTGCGCAAGCGCAACTACCGTCCTAGGCAGGTGGTGAGCTGCTGACCGCTGACGCGGCTCACGCTCAGGCTCAGCTTGCTGTGTGCTGGTTGCTGCTCAACCGGGTTAGGTCAGCTGGCCAGCCAGCAGCCAGGTCCGTCCGATCGCTCGAAGTCGAAGCACCGCGTTCCTCGTCTCGCGTCTTCTTCCACTGCTCCCTCCCACCTCCGCTCCCAGCTTTTCCCATTCTCGTTGATACGAGCGAGAGTCGAGACAGGTCAAAAGGAGATTgagtaaggaaaagaaaaaaaaaatcgcTGCTCCCGAGGCACGGCGGCGGCGAGCGTGCGACACCTCCGGCGGCTCCACAGATCCGGCGACCGATCTCCGGCCGCCTGCGGATGCTCCGGGGCCGGCGCGGTAAGGCCCAGGGGTCCACGCTCGTAGCCAGATCTCGGGGCGCTGCTGGGAAGTGGGGTTCGTTCCGTCCCTGCCTCCCTGGTGGTGGGGATGGGGTGGTCCGCGGGGCTGTGGTGGCTCGTGGCCGCGCTGtgggtggtggcggcggcggcggcggcggcggagggtgAGGTCGTGGTCGGGTCAGCGCCGAGGCGGCACGCGTACGCGTCGATGATGTACATGGGCACTCCACGGGACTACGAGTTCTACGTGGCCACGCGCGTCATGATGCAGTCCCTGCGCCGGCTCAGCGCCGACGCCGACCGCGTCGTGATCGCCTCCCTCGACGTCCCACCGCTCTGGGTCCAGGCGCTGTAAGCTCCCACCTCCTCCCGTCTTGCTCCTTGGCTCTTTGCGCGCGCGCCACTCGGCTCCCTGGTGTCGCTTAACTGGATCGCTGGGCGTTTGATAACGGACGCCCGTGCCGTTGTTTGATGCAGACTTTGCTGCGTTCCAATCAAATTGGGATGCGTTTTGAAGTGCTCGGGTTTTGACTTGTTGCCTGCTTAATTAGTTCATTGAAGCAAATTTCGCGGTTATTTTCATGTTCGGTCGGATCAAGTTTACGCCGGCGCCGAACTTTGGTCCTCTTCGTTGTCTAGCTCTAGTGCCCTACACTACACATTTGTTCCTTTTCGACGcgatatgttgcatgattataaattGTCTCCTTCCTGGTTCAGTTCAAGTTTCATTGTATTCGCCAAATTTCCTAAAACATGAGGAACATCAGGTGTTCCAGCTGTATTTGAATTGCTCTCGCCGATACCCCGTCTTGTACTTTGGGGGAAAGTGCGAGATAACTGTGTTCGTGCTCGGCTTCATCTTTGGAAATGGCCTCAGAATTCAAGTCTTTGAGTGCGTAGGTCCTTTTCATGTTGACTTTAGTAGTAAGGCCATAAAGTTTGTTTCGGTGAGTGTCTCAGAATTCACCTGTGAGATATTTGTTGATAAGCTGTGAATTTCCAGTCCAGGTCACTGGATTTCATCAATTGCAACTGCGTTATTATATAAAATGATGTTTGCAATGGGCTACTGGCTTGGCCTATCTACGATGTTTACTGAACAGTCGTGATATTTCAACAGCTGATTTCCACTGCCTCACGTTATAATATGTAGTTAGCTGATGGGGACTGACTATTAATATAACAATATATCAGTTGGACTAGTATGTAAAATATATCGAATTGTCCAAACAGCCACATGTGTATGTCGACTGGAGTTTATCTTTCATTGTTTTTCCTTGCTAAATATTTTTCTACGCCATGACTTATGACTGCCAGTTATTTCCAACAACTTATAGCTTGGGTGGATGCTCGTTTTTTTTCTCGAATTTGTCTTCTTCTTTCGTATCCTAGTGGTCCAACGTTCCTCTTTGTTTGTTGGAATATTAAATCTTCAACGGGTTGCTGTTTTGAGAAATTTTTTAATCGTAAACTTCAAAGAACATAAACTTAGTTGCACTTTGCAGATAACAAGTGGATAAAACTTTGCTTTTCTGTATTACAAAACATGAGCACAAGTTAAGGTTATTATACACTTGGTGTGTGCATCAAGAAATAGCACTATAGCAGTACTGTCTTTTATTGTGGGCACTAAAGAAGTGCTCCTAATCATGAATGGACGATAATGGTTGTATAGAGTGAAACAAAAGAATAGGTAAAAGACATCAATATTTGCCTCTGTGAAGTAGCAGTATGAAAATTGATACCATCATGCCAATTTATCCTGTGATGCTATTCTTTGAAAACTTGCATGGAGCATCCTTTGTCTTTTCTGATGTGATGCTTTTTCTTGCGGGGTGTTGCTACAATTTTATACTCCTATTTTAAGCATTGAACATGCACTGACAGCGGCAATATGCATTTGGGATGGAATGTTTTTCTTTTCCTGCAAAATTAGACTTGTTTACTTCAGTACCATGTTCTTTCTTATAGTTTTTGCCTCTGTTAGTAATATATTTGCATTAAAACTCTTTCTTTAGGAAAGATGATGGTGTAAAGGTGGTCTCTGTGGAGAATTTGAAAAATCCATACGAGAGACAAGAGAATTTCAACATGCGATTCAAGTTGACCTTAAACAAGCTGTATGCATGGAGCTTGGTTTCGTATGAGCGAGTTGTTATGCTTGACTCCGACAACATTTTCCTCCAAAATACTGATGAGTTATTTCAGTGTGGTCAGTTCTGTGCTGTCTTCATCAATCCCTGTATCTTCCATACAGGTCTCTTTGTGCTTCAGGTAGAGCTGCTTACATTGCAGGCAGCCAGGCATTCCATTTTCTGTTAAAAAAAACAATTCTTGCAGATCTGAAAATATGTATTTCTGTCTTTGAAACGGTTATAAACGAACCTACATTGCACTAGCAACATTCTTTGATGTCCATTACTTCAGCATAGCGGAAATCTAACTGCCTTTTGATAATTTATTCTTTGTTATTCCTTGCTTAGTAATGAAAACTTAATTTTGCTCACTACTTCTGTACTTCAGGAGTTCATTGCAATTTTTTTACCTGAAATCTATTAGCCTTAAGATGTTTGGtgtaattttcatttttaccttccaacTCGATGTCCTCAGCTACACTTTTTTTTTTGGTTTCCAGCCCTCAATGAACGTTTTTAAGAATATGCTACATGAGCTATCGGTTGGACGTGAAAACCCAGATGGTGCAGACCAAGGCTTTCTTGCTAGTTATTTCCCGGACTTACTTGATCAGCCAATGTTCCATCCACCAGCTAATGGTACAAAACTTCAGGGTACTTACCGCCTCCCTCTAGGCTACCAGATGGATGCGTCTTACTATTGTGAGTGCTTGCAGCAGAATGGTTATTCCACATTGTCAAACATTCTGTTGGTCCAGACTAACAGACTAGACTTTCAGATCTGAAGCTTCGCTGGAGTATTCCATGTGGACCGAACAGTGTGattacatttccaagtgctccatGGTTTAAGCCATGGTACTGGTGGTCTTGGCCAGTTTTACCTTTGGGGCTCTCTTGGCATGAACAACGTCGTGAAAACCTAGGGTGAGTGTTCTATTTTTACTTTCCTTTTTGTGATGCTTATTTATATTGCATGCTCAAATTCTAACCTTAGTGACATCCTACAGAACCAGATAGGATGTCCACATTATTATATCCTGACGTGGTTGGTAATATGTCACAAGGAAATGCActctatcttctttggaataaaGATGCATTAgagggggggaggggaggggggcagTATCATGCTTTTTTTTGTCTTTCAGGATAAAGTTACACAATGCAAGAAGCTGTCATGTTTCTTTTTTATCGTTGCTAATATAAACTTGCACAAAGTAGGGGATTCTCATAACTAAGGGTATAAAGAGCATGTCCATCAGATCCCCTTTCCCTTCAAAGCTATTATAGGGGATTGAGAAAACTCAATTTCAGACTATGGGGAGAGCTCCTGCAGCAGATTGAGAAGCTCCATCCCCTTCCATTTACATGGGACCCATAGGTCAGTGTCACCTCTCTCCTTTCCTCTCCCTCCGTCGTGGCTAGAGATGACAATGGGGACCCGATTCCCCGCGGGAAATTGCTCCATGGGGATAGGGATAGAGAAATTTCTTCCCCGCGGGGATGTAAACGGGAAAACTCTTCCCCTGACGGGTAAACGGGGATAGGGACGGGGAAGCaatccccatccccgttccccacGGGGACCCATTAAACTTGCACAGGACGATGTTTTCGTGTactagttaatgataaaaataaacaaTTACCTTGTCAAGAGATCACTCGTTGCACAAATGTGTTCATTTTGGTGCACACATAGGGCATTTTTTTAACCTCATTCCCCTATATGACAGGTTATAGGGAAGGGCGGGGCATTTGTTCAATCTGACGTAGATGCTCTAATACaacttttgtgtgtgtgtgtgtgggggggatcaTGCTGGTGAAGGATGCTGACTTTTAATTTTTGAAATGCAGAACGTTTGTTTCGTTCTAATATGTTCATGTTATGCAAAACAGGTATTCATCTGAGATACCAGTAGTATTAATTCAGGCTGTACTGTACATTGGAGTCATAGCAGTGACCCGACTGGCGAGGCCTACCTTGAACAAGATGTGCTACAACAGAAGAATGGAGAAAAACACTATGTTCTTGCTCTCTGTTCTCAGAGTCGTGGCTGCTTGGTCCATACTTGCTGCCTACACCATACCCTTCTTCATCATCCCAAGGACCGTGCATCCACTGCTTGGCTGGCCTCTCTACTTGCTCGGTTCTTTTGCTCTTTCTTCCATTGTTATCAACATTTTCCTCTTCCACCCGATCACCGTCCTCACAACATGGTTTGGATTCATAGGCGCACTCCTGGTGATGGCCTTCCCTTGGTATCTAAATGGTTTTGTCAGGGCCTTGGCAGTGTTTGCGTATGCTTTCTGCTGCGCGCCCTTGATCTGGGCATCTTTGGTCAAGACAATGAGCTCCTTGCAGGTCCTGATTGAGAGGGATGCATTCAGGCTCGGAGAACCTAGCCAGAATGCGGAGTTCACAAAGCTATACTGAGGTGGGCATGGCAGATACATGTGATTTATCACTTTCGTTGCTCAGTTTGAACAGTTAATCTGCATTCACATTGTCAAATTCTGATGGCCAATTCAAATGTACAACTAAACCTGCAGCCTGGGAGCAAGAG harbors:
- the LOC100276438 gene encoding Putative glucuronosyltransferase PGSIP8 precursor — its product is MGWSAGLWWLVAALWVVAAAAAAAEGEVVVGSAPRRHAYASMMYMGTPRDYEFYVATRVMMQSLRRLSADADRVVIASLDVPPLWVQALKDDGVKVVSVENLKNPYERQENFNMRFKLTLNKLYAWSLVSYERVVMLDSDNIFLQNTDELFQCGQFCAVFINPCIFHTGLFVLQPSMNVFKNMLHELSVGRENPDGADQGFLASYFPDLLDQPMFHPPANGTKLQGTYRLPLGYQMDASYYYLKLRWSIPCGPNSVITFPSAPWFKPWYWWSWPVLPLGLSWHEQRRENLGYSSEIPVVLIQAVLYIGVIAVTRLARPTLNKMCYNRRMEKNTMFLLSVLRVVAAWSILAAYTIPFFIIPRTVHPLLGWPLYLLGSFALSSIVINIFLFHPITVLTTWFGFIGALLVMAFPWYLNGFVRALAVFAYAFCCAPLIWASLVKTMSSLQVLIERDAFRLGEPSQNAEFTKLY